From Calothrix sp. PCC 6303, a single genomic window includes:
- a CDS encoding serine/threonine protein kinase — translation MAWVAGDQLQGGKYTIEKELGRGRFGITYLVKNRNGDRVVVKILNYDLLRSLTQQERERLETMFWQEAVKLTRCKHKHIVQVAEPFKEGEHWCLIMEYVDGVSLADRRQQILSESEALRYIQQIGEALIVVHENRLIHRDVHPGNIFLRVRDGQPEAVLIDFGLALDFDHILTTNRTKETSEGFTPPELYAKSIPSGAYSDIYSLAATLYVLLTGKTPVSALKRKIDNARLVAPKDFNPQISDRVNQAILTGMKLDPKKRSQSVREWLDLLGLNGETPTPVSTLTPKVNSNWEQKIQLWGVIVAAIAAIGGLLAGVGAVMDKLKPSLSPSPTSVSPSPQSSKIP, via the coding sequence ATGGCTTGGGTAGCGGGTGATCAATTGCAAGGTGGTAAATATACTATTGAAAAAGAGTTGGGAAGGGGACGCTTTGGGATCACCTATTTGGTAAAAAATAGGAATGGCGATCGCGTAGTCGTTAAAATATTAAATTATGACCTGCTCAGATCCCTTACTCAGCAGGAACGCGAACGTTTGGAGACGATGTTTTGGCAGGAAGCGGTAAAACTTACTCGATGTAAACATAAGCATATTGTACAGGTTGCAGAACCCTTCAAGGAAGGAGAGCATTGGTGTCTGATAATGGAGTATGTGGACGGGGTGAGTTTGGCTGACCGTCGTCAACAAATACTTTCAGAATCAGAAGCACTACGCTATATTCAGCAAATTGGGGAAGCTTTGATAGTTGTGCATGAGAATCGGTTGATTCATAGGGATGTACATCCAGGAAATATCTTCTTGCGGGTGCGAGATGGACAGCCTGAAGCGGTGCTAATCGACTTTGGTTTAGCTCTGGATTTTGACCATATTTTAACCACAAACCGAACCAAGGAAACTTCTGAGGGATTTACACCCCCTGAGCTTTACGCTAAAAGTATACCAAGTGGGGCTTATAGCGATATTTATTCTTTGGCAGCTACTTTATATGTGCTTTTAACTGGAAAAACACCTGTCAGTGCGTTGAAACGTAAGATTGACAACGCTCGTTTAGTCGCTCCGAAAGACTTTAATCCTCAAATAAGCGATCGCGTAAACCAAGCAATCCTAACTGGTATGAAGCTAGATCCAAAAAAGCGATCGCAGTCAGTGCGGGAATGGCTTGATTTATTGGGTTTGAATGGCGAAACTCCCACGCCTGTATCAACTCTAACACCGAAGGTCAATTCAAATTGGGAGCAAAAAATACAGTTATGGGGAGTGATTGTAGCTGCGATCGCAGCTATAGGAGGCTTACTTGCAGGTGTGGGTGCCGTGATGGATAAATTAAAACCCTCTCTGTCTCCAAGCCCAACTTCAGTGTCTCCAAGTCCACAATCTAGTAAAATTCCGTAG
- the bioB gene encoding biotin synthase BioB, whose translation MTVRYDWQEAEISAIYNTPLLELVYRAASVHRQYHNSQQIQVCKLISIKTGGCPEDCGYCAQSSHYQTEVKPQALLEKETVLNIAQQAKASGVSRVCMGAAWREVRDNSQFDRVLDMVKDVTSMGLEVCCTLGMLNESQAKRLEDAGLYAYNHNLDTSREHYSTIITTRTYDDRLNTINNVRQTKVTVCSGGILGLGETERDRISMLHTLSQLNPHPESVPINILSQVEGTPLEKQPDVSVWEIIRAIATARIVMPAADIRLSAGRAELSQIEQAFCFMAGANSIFSSDDGHMLTVTTPCPGYDSDKELLSLLGLENRPPFLNQRSNKGVILNN comes from the coding sequence ATGACAGTACGCTACGATTGGCAGGAGGCAGAAATCAGTGCAATCTACAATACACCTTTGCTGGAACTAGTTTATCGAGCGGCTAGTGTGCATCGTCAATATCATAATTCTCAGCAAATCCAAGTTTGTAAGCTAATTTCCATCAAAACTGGGGGTTGTCCTGAAGATTGTGGTTACTGCGCCCAATCTTCCCATTATCAAACAGAAGTCAAGCCCCAAGCACTGTTAGAAAAGGAAACAGTACTTAATATTGCCCAACAGGCAAAAGCTAGCGGTGTTAGTCGTGTTTGTATGGGTGCAGCTTGGCGAGAAGTGCGGGATAATTCCCAATTCGATCGAGTTTTAGATATGGTCAAAGATGTTACTTCTATGGGTTTGGAAGTATGCTGTACCTTGGGAATGTTAAATGAGTCCCAAGCCAAGCGGTTAGAAGATGCTGGACTTTATGCCTATAACCATAATCTAGATACTTCCCGCGAACATTACAGCACAATTATTACTACTCGTACTTACGACGATCGCCTCAACACCATCAATAATGTGCGTCAAACCAAAGTTACAGTCTGTTCCGGGGGGATTTTAGGCTTAGGGGAGACAGAACGCGATCGCATATCCATGTTACACACCCTTTCTCAGCTAAATCCGCACCCGGAATCGGTTCCCATTAATATTCTTTCTCAAGTTGAAGGGACACCATTAGAAAAACAACCCGATGTTTCCGTATGGGAAATCATTCGTGCGATCGCAACAGCCAGAATCGTCATGCCAGCGGCTGACATTCGCCTCAGTGCAGGCAGGGCAGAGTTGTCACAAATTGAACAGGCTTTTTGTTTTATGGCGGGGGCAAACTCCATATTTTCCAGTGATGATGGGCATATGCTGACTGTCACTACCCCTTGCCCTGGTTACGATTCTGACAAAGAACTATTAAGTTTACTGGGCTTAGAAAACCGTCCTCCATTCCTCAATCAACGCTCGAATAAAGGGGTAATCTTGAATAACTAG
- a CDS encoding GNAT family N-acetyltransferase, translated as MHLQLPLIKSDRLIIRMATMDDIPLIISYYTENRSFFTPFYPAWTRNFLTEEYWQLQVEVNSRGFMNGSSMRLCIFSRNNPNRIIGVINFSNFVRGVAQYCTVGYSLAESEQGKGYMQEAMEIAIIYVFQNLNFHRIMANYMPHNRRSGNLLRKLGFVVEGYARDYLMINGKWEDHILTSLINPGFKNK; from the coding sequence ATGCATTTGCAACTGCCGCTCATTAAAAGCGATCGCTTAATCATTCGCATGGCGACTATGGATGATATACCCCTAATAATTTCCTACTACACCGAAAATCGTAGCTTTTTTACCCCCTTTTACCCTGCATGGACAAGGAATTTTCTCACCGAGGAATATTGGCAATTGCAGGTAGAGGTAAATTCGCGGGGTTTTATGAATGGAAGTTCCATGAGACTGTGCATTTTTTCTCGCAACAACCCCAACCGCATAATTGGAGTTATCAATTTTAGTAACTTTGTTCGCGGTGTTGCCCAATATTGCACAGTCGGCTACAGTCTTGCAGAATCTGAACAGGGAAAAGGCTACATGCAAGAAGCAATGGAAATTGCTATTATCTATGTTTTTCAAAATCTCAATTTTCACCGCATCATGGCAAACTACATGCCGCACAATCGCCGCAGTGGTAATTTACTTAGAAAATTAGGTTTTGTTGTAGAGGGCTATGCCAGAGACTACTTGATGATTAATGGTAAATGGGAAGATCACATCTTAACTAGTTTAATCAATCCTGGCTTTAAAAATAAGTAA
- the leuB gene encoding 3-isopropylmalate dehydrogenase, with amino-acid sequence MAQQYRITLLPGDGIGPEIMNVAVDVLKVVGKKFDIDFTFQEAPVGGAAIDLTGEPLPADSLEMCRNSDAVLLAAIGGYKWDHLPPNQRPEAGLLGLRAGLELFANLRPAKIIPQLIDASTLKREVVEGVDILVVRELTGGIYFGKPRGIFASETGEKRGVNTMVYSESEIDRIAHVAFEAARKRGSKLCSVDKANVLDVSQLWRSRITELAKEYPDVELSHLYVDNAAMQLVRAPKQFDTIVTGNLFGDILSDAAAMLTGSIGMLPSASLGSSGLGVFEPVHGSAPDIAGEDKANPLAQVLSAAMMLRYGLNQPAAADYIENGVSQVLQNGLRTGDIMSSGMSLLGCRAMGDALIKTLEEVKQ; translated from the coding sequence ATGGCACAGCAATACCGCATTACACTTCTACCAGGCGATGGCATCGGACCCGAAATTATGAATGTTGCGGTGGATGTGCTGAAAGTCGTCGGCAAAAAGTTTGATATTGATTTTACCTTCCAAGAAGCCCCTGTTGGTGGTGCTGCAATTGATTTAACTGGGGAACCTCTACCTGCTGATAGTTTAGAAATGTGCCGTAATAGTGATGCTGTGTTACTAGCTGCTATTGGTGGTTACAAATGGGATCATCTACCCCCAAATCAACGTCCCGAAGCTGGTTTATTAGGGCTTCGGGCTGGATTGGAACTATTTGCAAATTTGCGTCCCGCGAAAATTATTCCCCAACTAATTGATGCTTCTACTTTGAAGCGGGAAGTTGTCGAAGGTGTGGATATCTTGGTGGTACGGGAACTGACGGGGGGAATTTACTTTGGTAAACCTAGGGGTATTTTCGCTTCCGAAACGGGCGAGAAACGCGGTGTTAACACAATGGTTTACTCGGAGTCCGAAATTGACAGAATTGCACATGTTGCTTTTGAAGCGGCGCGTAAACGCGGTAGTAAACTCTGTTCTGTAGATAAAGCAAATGTTTTGGATGTATCTCAACTGTGGCGAAGTCGGATTACCGAACTAGCTAAAGAATATCCAGATGTTGAACTTTCTCACTTATATGTGGATAATGCAGCTATGCAGTTGGTACGCGCTCCTAAACAATTCGACACGATTGTCACAGGAAACCTTTTTGGTGATATTCTTTCGGATGCTGCCGCTATGTTAACAGGTAGTATTGGGATGCTACCATCTGCTAGTCTAGGTTCTTCCGGCTTGGGTGTGTTTGAACCTGTTCACGGTTCAGCCCCAGATATTGCTGGAGAAGATAAGGCGAATCCTTTGGCACAGGTTTTAAGTGCAGCCATGATGCTAAGGTATGGTTTAAACCAGCCTGCCGCCGCTGACTACATTGAAAACGGAGTGTCACAGGTTTTACAGAATGGCTTGCGTACAGGAGATATTATGTCTTCTGGAATGAGCCTTTTAGGTTGCCGCGCCATGGGCGATGCATTGATTAAAACCCTTGAAGAAGTAAAACAGTGA
- a CDS encoding prepilin peptidase has protein sequence MEFLILFSASAIVFALGASIGSFINVVVYRLPAGLSVLFPPSRCPHCLNQLKAYDNVPVLGWLWLRGRCRFCKSKISMRYPVVEGVTGLIFLVIFAIFQFSLQTLGYWAFCSWLLALSLIDFDTMTLPNPLTKSGLVLGLVFQMLLGFVPNHSWANLASHLMMGIVGAVLGLWLFDAIAFFGSILLGKAAMGGGDAKLAAMMGAWLGWKLLLVASLLACVAGVVVGGAAISLSQHKLGQKMPFGPYLALGSVMTIFVGEVILSSYLQLFPR, from the coding sequence ATGGAATTTTTGATCTTATTTTCAGCAAGTGCAATTGTATTTGCCTTGGGTGCCTCTATTGGTAGTTTTATTAATGTTGTGGTTTATAGGTTGCCAGCAGGGTTGTCGGTGTTGTTTCCACCTTCTCGCTGTCCCCATTGTCTGAATCAACTTAAAGCCTACGATAATGTACCTGTGTTGGGGTGGTTGTGGCTACGAGGACGTTGCCGCTTTTGCAAAAGTAAAATATCAATGCGTTACCCAGTCGTAGAAGGAGTGACAGGGTTAATTTTTTTGGTAATTTTCGCAATATTCCAATTTTCGCTACAAACTTTGGGATATTGGGCTTTTTGTAGTTGGTTACTCGCTCTTTCGCTCATTGACTTCGATACAATGACTTTACCAAATCCGTTAACGAAGTCTGGTTTGGTTTTAGGATTGGTTTTTCAAATGTTGCTGGGTTTTGTTCCAAACCATAGTTGGGCTAATTTGGCAAGTCATTTGATGATGGGAATAGTTGGTGCTGTTTTAGGGTTGTGGTTGTTTGATGCGATCGCATTCTTTGGTTCTATCTTACTGGGTAAGGCTGCGATGGGTGGAGGTGATGCCAAGCTAGCTGCGATGATGGGTGCTTGGTTAGGGTGGAAGTTATTATTGGTTGCCAGCTTACTAGCTTGTGTTGCCGGAGTTGTCGTAGGTGGTGCCGCCATCAGTCTATCTCAGCACAAACTAGGACAGAAAATGCCATTTGGACCTTATCTAGCACTGGGTTCAGTTATGACTATTTTTGTTGGTGAGGTAATTTTATCTAGTTACCTCCAATTGTTTCCTCGTTAG